A single Thermoanaerobacterium sp. RBIITD DNA region contains:
- the mntR gene encoding transcriptional regulator MntR: MKKEDKSLTASMEDYLEMIYRLSRKTGFVRLHELSDALNVQPPSATKMVQKLAELNLINYEKYGVITLGDSGKVLGERLIKRHNIISDFLRAIDVTESEILEETEKIEHTISANTLDRFNGFIEFLNYNPDIKLKLKSYMESKQKSSNKE, translated from the coding sequence ATGAAAAAAGAAGATAAATCATTAACAGCATCTATGGAAGATTATCTTGAAATGATTTATAGATTATCTAGAAAAACAGGATTCGTAAGATTGCACGAATTATCAGATGCATTAAATGTACAACCTCCATCCGCAACAAAAATGGTTCAAAAATTAGCTGAACTCAATTTAATAAATTATGAAAAATATGGTGTTATTACGCTAGGGGATTCAGGTAAAGTTCTCGGTGAGAGACTTATTAAAAGGCATAATATAATCTCAGATTTTTTACGTGCAATTGATGTTACTGAATCAGAAATCCTTGAAGAAACAGAGAAGATAGAGCATACTATAAGCGCTAATACTTTAGATCGCTTTAATGGTTTTATAGAATTTTTAAACTATAATCCGGATATTAAATTAAAATTAAAATCATATATGGAATCAAAGCAAAAATCCTCCAACAAAGAATAA
- a CDS encoding VTT domain-containing protein: MQLLKTGIDIILHLDKYLGSIIQTYGITTYLILFFIIFFETGLVVTPFLPGDSLIFAAGAFAAIGSLNVFTLFILLSIAAILGDTVNYHIGKFIGAKIYEAENIKFIKKEHLIEARNFYEKYGNMTIVLGRFIPIIRTFVPFVAGIGEMNYLHFLTYNAIGGITWVALFTFGGYYFGNLEVVKTHFGFVTIAIILISLIPAVITFIKKK, encoded by the coding sequence ATGCAACTATTAAAAACAGGAATTGATATTATACTTCATCTTGATAAATACTTAGGTTCGATAATTCAAACATATGGTATAACAACATATCTGATATTATTTTTTATAATCTTTTTTGAAACAGGTCTTGTTGTAACACCATTTCTTCCTGGTGACTCCCTTATATTTGCTGCCGGTGCCTTTGCAGCAATCGGTTCTCTAAATGTATTTACTTTATTTATTTTATTATCTATTGCAGCCATCCTCGGTGATACAGTAAATTATCATATAGGCAAATTTATCGGTGCAAAGATATATGAAGCTGAGAATATAAAATTTATAAAAAAAGAGCATCTCATAGAAGCTCGAAACTTTTATGAAAAATATGGAAATATGACGATTGTCCTCGGAAGATTTATACCTATAATTAGGACATTTGTACCATTTGTTGCTGGTATCGGTGAGATGAACTATCTTCACTTCTTAACTTACAATGCAATAGGTGGTATAACATGGGTCGCCTTATTTACATTTGGTGGTTACTATTTTGGAAATCTTGAAGTTGTAAAAACCCACTTTGGATTTGTAACAATCGCAATCATATTGATATCCTTGATACCTGCCGTTATAACATTTATTAAGAAAAAATGA